A genome region from Triticum aestivum cultivar Chinese Spring chromosome 2B, IWGSC CS RefSeq v2.1, whole genome shotgun sequence includes the following:
- the LOC123042485 gene encoding uncharacterized protein: MAVVMLPRLVAVAALVVLMYAVAVGQVPAAGGAPVCDGIDQNVVNACFKSFGEGMKIAIADRNISAGNVIKVQVDCCIAFGGHSCLCKMKKVWKAQGKSAQDNVQCVREKAC, encoded by the coding sequence ATGGCAGTAGTAATGCTTCCGAGGCTTGTTGCCGTGGCAGCGCTGGTCGTGCTGATGTATGCCGTCGCTGTTGGCCAGGTACCTGCCGCCGGCGGTGCGCCGGTGTGCGATGGTATTGATCAGAACGTCGTGAATGCATGTTTCAAGAGCTTCGGAGAAGGTATGAAAATTGCTATTGCCGACAGAAATATTTCGGCGGGTAATGTCATTAAGGTTCAAGTGGACTGCTGCATAGCCTTTGGAGGCCACTCGTGCCTCTGCAAGATGAAGAAGGTGTGGAAGGCTCAGGGCAAAAGTGCCCAGGACAATGTACAATGCGTCagggaaaaggcctgctag